The following coding sequences are from one Microtus pennsylvanicus isolate mMicPen1 chromosome 1, mMicPen1.hap1, whole genome shotgun sequence window:
- the Arhgap31 gene encoding rho GTPase-activating protein 31, with product MKNKGAKQKLKRKGAASAFGCDLTEYLESSGQDVPYVLKSCAEFIETHGIVDGIYRLSGVTSNIQRLRQEFGSDQCPDLTREVYLQDIHCVGSLCKLYFRELPNPLLTYELYEKFTEAVSHCPEEGQLARIQNVIQELPPPHYRTLEYLIRHLAHIASFSSKTNMHARNLALVWAPNLLRCKKIEATICNGDAAFLAVRVQQVVIEFILNHADQIFNSGAPGPLQQDESRVITKSLTLPALSLPMKLVSLEEAQARSLATNHPARKERRENSLPEIVPPMGTLFHTVLELPDSKRKLSSKSKKWKSIFHLGRSGSDSKSKLSRNGSVFVRGQRLSVEKATIRPAKSMDSLCSVPVEGKESKGNFNRTVTTGGFFIPATKMHAGSAGSSCDLSKESEWGQEGMPAGAEGGCEVGGQIRPLPEQLKVFRPIGDPESEQSAPKLLGMFYTSSDSPGKSVFTSSLFQMEPSPRHQRKALNISEPFAVSVPLRVSAVISTNSTPCRTPPKELQSLSSLEEFSFQGSESGGWPEEEKPLGAESLPASVAKKAAPEDTVPEPEALGTAEGSQGPPLDPGTQVEKKTLEISLGSQLSRDPEKTPDAEKVVEESQGADQLRNTAPQEGLRARTEVMLLHEMDEDDLAHTLIWPEIQQELKIIESEEELSSLPPPDQKRSPIIETEPAPFPFPEASASLPCSSPPLQVWTRDSANQSTQEAAVLANREKLEPVGSIPRSESKQVLSPDPAGLAPLQLLLFEKVSSPARTDTGGPRNLSPPLPPAPPPPTPLEEEPRVLLSKEGPDRDRSSMDSRTDAYTEQPKPRDSPGVTSLCQREEAIASLNEKQNAKCAVPESKGPSLPSPEQEVEVSPPEEGDAPHAAQEPSDCDEDDTGTDTAQHGLEMVEPWEEPQWVTSPLHSPTLKEVQESQVQCAQAHRLERRLCHRPSLRQSRSLDSKSTGQSHWTLEIPFSSSCADLETERNYEPLQPPAARNKSAGWEEKALKAFREFSGLKGLEALPSQKGPSGVPPKPVETNFSSLEEGKEQEPEQGLSNPQVEHSRVPRPESSTERSPRAPDSTSPGEHPLKLQHKSTECVPSKGKHRPSSLNLDSATPMADLFRLENGASFSSPGIELSELGDAKVTWVTSSHCQAAPWNHQETQDLNMVAHALTGRRNSAPVSVSAVRTSFMIKMCQAKAVPVIPPKIQYTQIPQPLPSQNTGEGGAQPLERKQEEPVSTTETPQKLTKDDSPSSLESPEEEQQPKQETGAFASQRKDSPASCACEGSFCSPEPGAASLLSTQDAMVPCRKRTSETEPSGENLLSSKLERASAGPKSFHRSRPGRPQSLILFPIMDHLPSSSAMIDPKVLLSPIRSPTQTVSPGLLCGELAENTWVTAEGVTLRNKMTIPKNGQRLETSTSCFYQPQRRSVILDGRSGRQIE from the exons GAAGCAGTGTCTCATTGCCCGGAAGAGGGCCAGCTGGCCCGAATCCAGAATGTTATCCAGGAGCTCCCCCCGCCCCATTATAG GACCTTGGAATACCTGATCCGACACCTGGCCCACATCGCCTCATTCAGCAGCAAGACCAACATGCACGCCAGGAACCTGGCCCTGGTGTGGGCCCCGAACCTCCTCAG GTGTAAAAAAATCGAAGCCACTATTTGCAACGGAGACGCAGCCTTTCTGGCAGTCCGGGTCCAGCAGGTGGTGATTGAATTCATACTGAATCATGCGGACCAAATCTTCAACAGTGGtgctccagggcctctgcagcAGGATG AAAGCCGTGTCATCACCAAAAGCCTGACCTTGCCAGCCCTGTCCCTGCCCATGAAGTTGGTAAGCCTGGAGGAGGCTCAGGCCCGAAGCCTGGCGACAAACCACCCTGCTCGAAAGGAAAGACGAGAAAACAGCCTGCCTGAGATCGTCCCTCCCATGGGCACCCTCTTCCACACAGTCCTTGAGTTACCAGACAGCAA GAGAAAGCTTTCCAGTAAAtcaaagaaatggaaatcaaTATTTCACCTGGGACGTTCTGGGTCGGACTCGAAATCCAAGCTGAGCAGAAACGGGAGTGTGTTCGTGAGAGGGCAGAGGCTCTCAG TGGAAAAAGCTACTATCCGACCAGCTAAAAGCATGGACTCGCTGTGTTCAGTGCCCGTGGAAG ggaaagaaagcaaaggcaaTTTCAATCGAACGGTGACCACTGGTGGATTTTTCATTCCAGCCACAAAAATGCACGCGGGCAGCGCCGGCAGCTcctgcgacctcagcaaggagaGCGAATGGGGTCAGGAGGGGATGCCGGCTGGGGCTGAGGGGGGCTGTGAGGTGGGCGGTCAGATCCGTCCCCTGCCTGAGCAGCTGAAGGTGTTCCGCCCCATCGGAGACCCTGAGAGCGAGCAGTCCGCCCCCAAGCTTCTGGGGATGTTCTACACCTCCAGCGACAGTCCCGGCAAATCCGTCTTCACCAGCAGTCTGTTCCAGATGGAGCCCTCACCGCGCCACCAGCGAAAGGCGCTCAACATCTCGGAGCCCTTCGCTGTGTCGGTGCCACTGCGCGTGTCCGCTGTCATCAGTACCAACAGCACCCCGTGCAGAACACCCCCCAAAGAGCTGCAgtctctctccagcctggaagAGTTTTCTTTCCAAGGTTCAGAAAGTGGAGGATGGCCAGAAGAAGAGAAGCCTCTGGGAGCTGAGTCTCTTCCAG CTTCTGTGGCTAAGAAGGCGGCTCCCGAGGACACCGTGCCAGAACCTGAAGCCCTGGGGACGGCAGAAGGTAGCCAAGGCCCTCCCCTCGACCCAGGTACCCAAGTGGAGAAGAAAACCTTGGAAATATCCCTGGGCTCTCAACTTTCAAGGGACCCAGAGAAGACGCCAGATGCCGAGAAGGTGGTGGAGGAGAGCCAGGGGGCTGACCAGCTGAGGAACACTGCTCCGCAAGAGGGCCTCAGGGCCAGGACGGAAGTGATGCTTCTCCACGAGATG GATGAAGATGACTTAGCTCACACCCTGATCTGGCCTGAGATTCAACAGGAACTGAAAATCATTGAATCAGAGGAGGAGCTCTCCTCGTTGCCACCCCCTGATCAGAAGAGAAGTCCAATAATTGAGACAGAGCCAGCCCCATTTCCCTTCCCAGAGGCCTCTGCGAGTTTGCCCTGTAGCTCTCCACCTCTGCAAGTGTGGACGAGGGACTCAGCCAATcagagcacacaggaggctgCCGTCCTCGCCAATAGAGAGAAGCTGGAGCCGGTTGGCAGCATCCCTCGGTCAGAGTCCAAGCAGGTGCTCAGCCCGGACCCAGCCGGTCTGGCACCTCTGCAATTACTTCTGTTTGAGAAGGTGTCTTCTCCAGCTAGGACAGACACAGGAGGCCCTAGAAAtctctctcctccacttcctcctgctcctccccctcCAACTCCTCTGGAGGAGGAGCCTCGAGTCTTGCTGTCAAAGGAAGGCCCTGACAGAGACAGATCATCCATGGATTCCAGGACAGATGCCTACACAGAGCAGCCAAAACCCAGAGACAGTCCTGGCGTCACTAGCCTCTGTCAGAGAGAAGAGGCCATTGCCAGCCTCAACGAGAAGCAAAATGCAAAGTGCGCAGTTCCCGAGAGCAAAGGCCCCAGTCTTCCGAGCCCAGAACAGGAGGTCGAAGTCTCCCCTCCAGAAGAGGGGGATGCCCCCCACGCAGCACAGGAGCCTTCAGACTGTGATGAAGATGACACGGGGACAGACACAGCTCAGCACGGCCTGGAGATGGTAGAACCGTGGGAGGAGCCCCAGTGGGTGACCAGTCCCCTTCATTCTCCCACCCTGAAAGAAGTGCAGGAGTCGCAGGTGCAGTGCGCCCAGGCCCACCGACTGGAGAGGAGACTTTGCCACAGGCCCAGCCTTCGCCAGAGCCGCTCTCTAGATAGCAAAAGCACTGGTCAGAGTCACTGGACTCTCGAGATTCCTTTCTCCAGCAGCTGTGCCGACCTTGAAACGGAGAGGAATTATGAGCCCCTGCAGCCCCCCGCGGCCAGAAATAAGAGTGCTGGGTGGGAGGAAAAAGCCCTGAAAGCCTTCAGAGAATTCTCTGGCCTGAAAGGGTTAGAGGCTCTTCCCAGCCAGAAGGGACCGTCTGGTGTACCGCCCAAACCAGTGGAAACCAACTTCAGCAGtctggaagagggaaaggagcaGGAACCAGAGCAAGGACTCAGCAACCCTCAGGTGGAACACAGCCGTGTCCCCAGGCCTGAGAGCAGCACAGAACGTTCACCTAGGGCTCCAGACAGCACCTCGCCTGGGGAGCACCCCCTGAAGCTACAGCATAAGAGCACTGAGTGTGTGCCCTCCAAAGGGAAACACAGGCCTTCCTCCCTCAACTTGGACTCTGCCACACCCATGGCTGACCTCTTCCGACTTGAGAACGGGGCTTCATTTAGTTCACCTGGCATAGAGCTCTCTGAACTAGGAGACGCCAAGGTCACCTGGGTGACCTCCTCTCACTGTCAAGCAGCCCCCTGGAACCACCAGGAAACTCAGGACCTGAACATGGTTGCCCATGCTCTGACAGGCCGTCGGAACTCagctcctgtgagtgtgtcagcggTAAGAACCTCCTTCATGATCAAAATGTGTCAGGCCAAGGCTGTCCCTGTGATCCCACCCAAGATTCAGTACACGCAGATCCCACAGCCCCTGCCCTCTCAGAACACAGGGGAAGGGGGGGCTCAGCCTctagagaggaagcaggaagagcctGTTTCAACCACTGAGACCCCTCAGAAACTCACCAAAGAtgattctccctcctccctggaaAGCCCAGAGGAAGAGCAGCAACCAAAGCAAGAGACAGGAGCCTTTGCATCCCAGAGGAAGGACAGCCCTGCATCCTGCGCGTGCGAGGGATCCTTCTGCTCTCCGGAACCAGGGGCCGCCAGTCTGCTCTCCACACAGGATGCGATGGTGCCATGCAGGAAACGCACATCAGAGACAGAACCATCAGGGGAGAACCTTCTTTCTTCGAAACTGGAGCGAGCGTCTGCGGGTCCTAAGTCTTTCCACAGGTCAAGGCCGGGAAGACCTCAGAGCCTAATCTTATTCCCCATCATGGACCACCTACCCTCCTCCTCCGCAATGATAGATCCCAAGGTCCTGCTGTCCCCCATCAGAAGCCCCACTCAGACAGTCTCCCCTGGCCTTCTCTGTGGAGAGTTGGCGGAAAACACGTGGGTCACAGCGGAAGGGGTTACTCTTAGGAATAAGATGACCATCCCTAAGAATGGCCAGAGACTAGAGACGTCAACAAGCTGTTTTTACCAGCCCCAGCGGAGATCCGTGATTCTGGATGGAAGAAGTGGGAGGCAAATAGAATGA